The Pseudomonas fluorescens genome segment TCTGAAGTTCAGTCACGTCGATGTACTGGTCAACAACCTCGAAGAGGCCTGCGCCTACTATGCGCAGATCCTGAAAGCCAGAATCTCCAGAACCCTCGTCTGGGAGCGGGGTGGCCTGCATGTTCGCTACGCGGTTGCGTTGATCGGTCAGGAGCGCTTCATGCTGGTCCAGCCGTTGGCGGGCAACCTCAGGGAACTGCTGGACTCGTCGGGGGAGGGGATGATCTATCGCCACTGCTATTCGACACCGGACATCGAGAAGGCCTACGACGAACTGGTGGTCGCCGGCGTGCAGCCCGAAGACGAAAACGGCCAGCCACTGGAACGCGCCAACCTGCAATCACCGTCTGGCACACGCATCATCTGGCTGCCCAAGCGCTTCGGGCATTTCTCCATCGAGATTCTCGAAGAGCAGGCGCTGGAGGCGTTCATCGCGTCTGCGTTTACGTGAGCTTTTTAATGGGGCCCCTTTGGGGGGCTTGGAATCGGCCAACACGCCCTCATAACAATGGCTACCTCCAACATCCCTGAGGGGAAGGACAGACCATGACCAGCCAGACCGAAACTGCCATCCTCGCCGGTGGCTGCTTCTGGGGCATGCAAGACTTGCTGCGACGCTACCCCGGGGTGCTGAAAACCCGTGTCGGTTATAGCGGTGGCGATGTACCGAATGCCACCTACCGCAACCATGGCAATCACGCTGAAGCCATCGAGATCGTTTTCGACCCGGCCGTGATCAGCTATCGGCAGATCCTCGAGTTCTTCTTCCAGATACACGACCCGACCACGCCCAACCGTCAGGGCAACGACCTGGGCCCCAGTTACCGTTCGGCGATCTATTACCTCAGCGAACAACAACGCGACATTGCCGAGGACACCGCCGCTGACGTCGACGCTTCGCGCCTTTGGCCAGGCCGGGTAGTCACCGAAATCGAACCGGCGGGGCCATTCTGGGAAGCGGAGCCGGAACACCAGGATTACCTGGAGCGCATTCCGAATGGTTACACCTGTCACTTCATCCGTCCGAACTGGAAGCTGCCAAAGCGCGGCTGAGATGTAGCTGCGCCATTATGAGCCGACCGCTCGGCGTCGAGGAGCAGCTGGCCGGGGTGGCACACTTGAGCTCTCGCCAGTTCACCCGTGTGTTCACAGCAGAACCGGTCACTCTCCCGACAAGGCCATCGAGGGACTGCGTCTGGAGACGGCCCGCTTGAGGATCGAACAGAGCCGGCACTCACTGGATGTCATTGCCAGCGAGTCCGGCTTTCGTGACCGCCGACCTATGCGGGAAGCGTTCATTCGTGGTTTCGGCAGTCGTGACTGATCGGGCCGGGCGAGTTGACGTGGGTGGAGAGGCGGGCAGTGGGGTTCCTCATCCGGGCGTTGACCGAGGGCCATTTCGCTTCCCCTTTTTGTGCGTAACACCCTTCAGCTAAAAGCATTGACTGCGTACCGATGCGACGACAGGAACGCTGCGAAAACAATTTTCAGGAGAGGGTTGACCACCTGTTTTAATCCTGTATTATTCGCCTCCCGCTAGCGAGCAACTTGATGTCGCTGCTAGCGCAAGTGGTTGATTTGATTGAAGAAATTTTAAAGCTTCTGAAAATAATCACTTGACAGCAAATGAGGCTGCTGTAGAATGCGCGCCTCGGTTGAGACGAAAGCTCTTAACCAATCGCTCTTTAACAACTGAATCAAGCAATTCGTGTGGGTGCTTGTGGAGTCAGACTGGTAGTCAGCAAGATTATCAGCATCACAAGTTACTCCGCGAGAAATCAAAGATGTAACCAACGATTGCTGAGTCAAGTTTAGGGTTTCTTAAAAACCCAAAGATGTTTGAACTGAAGAGTTTGATCATGGCTCAGATTGAACGCTGGCGGCAGGCCTAACACATGCAAGTCGAGCGGATGAAGGGAGCTTGCTCCTGGATTCAGCGGCGGACGGGTGAGTAATGCCTAGGAATCTGCCTGGTAGTGGGGACAACGTTTCGAAAGGAACGCTAATACCGCATACGTCCTACGGGAGAAAGCAGGGGACCTTCGGGCCTTGCGCTATCAGATGAGCCTAGGTCGGATTAGCTAGTTGGTGAGGTAATGGCTCACCAAGGCGACGATCCGTAACTGGTCTGAGAGGATGATCAGTCACACTGGAACTGAGACACGGTCCAGACTCCTACGGGAGGCAGCAGTGGGGAATATTGGACAATGGGCGAAAGCCTGATCCAGCCATGCCGCGTGTGTGAAGAAGGTCTTCGGATTGTAAAGCACTTTAAGTTGGGAGGAAGGGTTGTAGATTAATACTCTGCAATTTTGACGTTACCGACAGAATAAGCACCGGCTAACTCTGTGCCAGCAGCCGCGGTAATACAGAGGGTGCAAGCGTTAATCGGAATTACTGGGCGTAAAGCGCGCGTAGGTGGTTCGTTAAGTTGGATGTGAAATCCCGGGCTCAACCTGGGAACTGCATCCAAAACTGGCGAGCTAGAGTATGGTAGAGGGTGGTGGAATTTCCTGTGTAGCGGTGA includes the following:
- a CDS encoding VOC family protein, producing the protein MDLKFSHVDVLVNNLEEACAYYAQILKARISRTLVWERGGLHVRYAVALIGQERFMLVQPLAGNLRELLDSSGEGMIYRHCYSTPDIEKAYDELVVAGVQPEDENGQPLERANLQSPSGTRIIWLPKRFGHFSIEILEEQALEAFIASAFT
- the msrA gene encoding peptide-methionine (S)-S-oxide reductase MsrA; the encoded protein is MTSQTETAILAGGCFWGMQDLLRRYPGVLKTRVGYSGGDVPNATYRNHGNHAEAIEIVFDPAVISYRQILEFFFQIHDPTTPNRQGNDLGPSYRSAIYYLSEQQRDIAEDTAADVDASRLWPGRVVTEIEPAGPFWEAEPEHQDYLERIPNGYTCHFIRPNWKLPKRG